ttgttcccttctccaatcgatgtgggaccctccaatctacctcccttcgagggcccagcatccttgttggcacaccgcctcatgttcATCTCCTTTCAAGTCTCAGTCTCCTCACTGACAAATCGCGCCTggtggtgtctggctctgataccatttgtaatagtcaaaGCTCACTACTCGCACAAATTGTCCTtcttgggctttcctttttgagcttccactcaaagtttttaaaacgcatacgTTAGGGAgtgatttccacacccttataaaaaaaatgactcgttctcctccccaatcgttgtgggacctcacacgtatattttaaattctcatGCATCTAACGAAGTCGTTAAAACGATGATAATAAGATGATGATGCAGGAAGAACATGAAGCAATAAGAAATGGCAAAGGGAAGGGAGAGTATCTGAATTTAGAAGATTACAAGCAAATGGAGTTCACATGCAATGTAAAAACACAACTATGAGAGCTTTTTAAAgtgcttttttctttctttttctaaaccAATATTAGATTCATAACTCTTAAACAGGTGATATATGAAGCCATGAGATGTGGAAATGTGGTCAAATTCTTACATAGAGAAGCCATTAAAGATGTCAAATTCAAAGGTAAAATTCCTAatcctaatttttaatataattacttgcagcagcagcagcaccaGCAGCAGCtattgaatttgatttatgGGACAGACATTTTCATTCCTTCGGGATGGAAAGTTCATCCAGTCTTCTCAGCCATTCATCTGGATCCAACCCTTCACCCATATCCTCAACAGTTCAATCCATGGAGATGGAGGGATGATAAAGAAATGAGCAAGAAGGTGACGCCCTTTGGTGGAGGCCCAAGGCTCTGTCCTGGGATTGAGCTTGCCAAGCTAGAGATagctttcttcctccatcatCTTGTCCTGAATTATAGGTCAGTGTTTAATTTATACACTTCCATTCAAAACAAGCGCAGATGAATatggctttttttttctttttggtgagTTCTTAGGTGGAAGACAAGCGCAGATGAATGTCCACTGGCTTACCCATATGTTGAATTTAAAAGGGACTTATTGCTTGAGATTGAGCCCTGTAGTTGCTGAAATCAAAGGCTGATTAATTAAGGGAATTCTATTGTTCTAAGCTTTTGTATGCtatgatatattatatatatatatatatcaaattagTTAATACTTGTTTGTTATTTCTACGCAACGTCGGGCGGAGAGAAGAACGGAACATTCCTTGtaaaagtgtgaaaatttATCCCTAGCATGAccgttagccgatattgttgggtttagcctattacgtatcgccgtcaacctcaagattttaaaatgattctAAAACGTATTGGGAGATGTTtatacacccttgtaagaaatgtttttttcccctctcaAAGTGACACTCAAATCTTACCATTCACTCCTCTTAGGGCTATAACCCTTCTACTAAAGGGAGATTTCTACacatttatatgaaaattgattttcgaCGGTGGAGTTGGACAAGCTCATTTTATGATTAAACTTAAAGAAcgtaaatttaatataaatttagggGGAAAGATTAATTAGAGAAGTTTTAAATGGTGAATTTTCTAAATCTTGTCtaataaaagatataaatattcaaaatataaatatagtgaaataaaaattatattttatgttttcgtttttggtaaatatatataaatttaaataattatttgaaatatgttggataaaatatttgaaaattgtaaaattaagaaaaaaaaattaaaaatcgaGGGGCGCGGCAACCGACCGAAGCGGTTCACGTTCAGTTGATCCCGATTACTAAAACCGCTAGATTCGGttctatataaatatattgaatCGAACCGCTTCAAATTAAGCCGATTTCCCCGGGGTTTTCTTCGCTCATTCACTTTGCGGTGCCCTTGTTCTTAATCTCGGGCGGCTGCTAGCTCTTTTATCTCCGCATTGCAATCCGATTGCTGCAGTAGTTTCATCGGAATCAACTCAATCTCCGTTGTTCGTTTGTTCATCCGAAACAGTTGCAGAGCTTGTTTCGTCTCTTCATTCGCGCCGCTCACTGTCGACCATTGTTTCTGTCCCTCGCACGCGTAACAGGTTCTTCTCATAAATCTCTCTCTGTTGTTCGGAACTCACTATCTCTTACTGTTCCTCTAGGCTTACGCGCAGTAAACATATTTGGTAGCAGAATTGGATTCTGTACTGAATGTCTTAATTAGGGTTCTGTTCGATTAGAAAAATCAGCAGTGGATTAATGAAAGGTAGTTTGTGTAGTGTGAGTAATTCATGTGTGCGACAATAGAGCTCTGATGttatacatatttttcttatagCTGCAATGCTTTTTTAGTTATTGTATTTGTTACTTGAGGTTGTTTATCTTGTCTTGTAGTTAGGATGCCCAAGGAGGAGAGCTTTGAAGTTAATTTAACAACTGATTGTAGCCCGGAATCTAGTAAGAAATTAAAGGGaagtaaaaagaagaagaagcagttATTGGTGGAAGGTGTAGATGTCATGGAAAGGAATGTGGAAGGATCTGTTGAGCTGTGGGAAAGCAACATAAACTCTGaagtgaaaaataagaaaaagagaaagaagagtaCTAAACAATGTGTAGTGGAGAACTCTATCCAGGCTGAGGCAGgagaatatgaaattaaagcagAGAGATCTGTGAAAGAGGGCAGTCCTTTGTCTGATGGTGGAagtgagaaaaatgaaattcttgagGAGAGGCAATTTGCGTTCGAAGATGATGAGAATGAAAGGGCAGACAGCATAGTTAGAGAAACATCTggagagaagattttagagTCTAACAATGGTAAAACAGATCAAAGGAAtatgaagaggaagaaacgACTCTTAAAGGAAGTTGCAAATGCGGACATGCGTGGAATTTGTTACTTGAGCCGTGTTCCTCCACATATGGATCCTTTGAAACTTCGTCAGATCCTCTCACAGTATGGGGAAATACAAAGAATTTATCTTGCACCCGAAGGTAATgaataattatacaaatatttgCCTTTTCTCTTAGTTTTACTGTTGCTTCAAAATTTGGGTTGCATATTCgtttgttcttttgttcaaTTTCTGTCATTTAGTTTAGAAGGAATTGTATTCTATTTTACTCATTCAAGGTAATTCATGCATTCATGTTCAGACGCTGCAAATCAAGTAAAACGAAAGCGTGCAGGAGGGTTTCGAGGACAATTTTTTTCAGAAGGGTATACTCACATTTCTgacaacttttattttttcaaatttatatgaaGTTAATGGTTAGTGCATGCCCTTGAAGATGCTTGGCTTGTCAAAGGGGTTAGTTTTAGTTACTGATCTGTATTTTCCTTATACGTGCTATGCAGATGGGTTGAATTTACTGATAAAAGAGTTGCCAAGAAGGTGGCTAATACGTTAAATGGCGAACAAATAGGTAAACTTTTATTCGTATATGCATGCTTGTATCTGACATCCTGGCTCGATACATGACTTCTGCTTTCTCTTTGGGGGATGATGGAAGTCGTATTGGGCTGGTCTAGAGAGCCCTGTTCTTCAgcataagaaaattaattctcCTATGGCATGCATTAGGTGCTTCATAATCAATTTGATCGGGGTTATGTTTACCAATTACCATGCCCTGCTCttgaacatttttataataaaagatttcTGAAGTTTCTTTATGTTCTTAGTCGTTTCTCTACCtgttttacattttcttaGGAGGAAGGAAGAGGTCATCTTTCTACTATGATCTCTGgaatatcaaatatttgagTAAATTCAAGTGGGATGATCTTACTGAAGAAACTGGTACACACCTCAAAGACTTGATCCTGCCCCATTTTAGTTTACAACACTGTTACTGATGTTGAATATTTTGCAGCTTACAAGCATGCCATTCGGGAGCAGAAAATGGCTTTAGAAATTTCTGCCGCTAAGAGGGAGAGGGATTTCTATCTTTCTAAAGTTGATAAATCTCGAGCATTGAAATCCATTGAAGAACGGCTAAAGAAGGTACATTGAAAAGCCTCTCTGAAATATTACATGCATCACTATCTCAGCATGCACTCTTAATATCTTTGACATTTTGGGGATTTAGGGTTGGTTTGGTAGGCAAtctgaaaacaaaattttgaaaacaaggGATTCAATGAAATACTatatttacttaaaatttatatttttttaatatgatttaaatcAAAACCTTGATACAATGAAAATATAGAAACGTTGTTTTCAGAATTTTCACTACTTAGATCATATAATtcgaaaacaatttttaaaattacattttttaaatgccCATTCACCTAAGTTAACTCATTGAATTTGAAGACATAAAAAAGGCTCCAAAGTGCCCGCTAAACCGGCCTTGTAACTATCAGTTGAGTTTGTTCATCATAGTGAGCTTGGGAAATACAAACACTTACCCTCTTTTTATGATGGTCTACAGAAGCAGAATTTGCGAGAAGATTCAGAAATGAATTCTGAACTTGCTGATAGCCAGAAACTCCCAAAACTGATCCGCAACTTCCCACAAACACAACCAGTTGCAAATTCTGCAGTACAAGACAAACCAAAACTATCTACAAATTTCCTTGCTGGGGTAAGTAATAACGTATTATTTACAACCAAACCTCGTCTCATTCTCATGTTTTACCTACAGTCATGTTATCAGATTTTATCTTGTGAATCTTTGTTCATTTGGTATCATCTTTGAAATGgtaatacatatttttaactctatattttttcaaattctacAAATAGTGTTTGTATTGCCCACTTGTCGGCAACTCAACTATAAGAGGTTAAAGGTTCACCCattgaattcaaaaaaatgaaataatgttCCTattagtagtagtagtagtagtagtagtcaATTAGTTGTTTATTCAAAAGTATGTTATTTAAAAGCATGTCAAACTCTCATTAAATGATAACCCAGAATTCTCTCTTCATTGAATCTGTTAGAATTTATTTATACCTTTTTATAACACCAAGGTCTTGGCTATTTTCTCCTCTTCTGCAGGTGTTTGGAGGTTCCTAGTCCTCCAATTTCCGAATGCTAGTAAAGAGATGTACGCCGAGGGGTTTACTACGTAGGGACACTATGGCCTTTTGGTAGGCAGAGCCAATCAAATCTTTGACATATCAATTTATTTGTGGATGCAAGAATGTGGAGGAGTTGTTGTAGCATTCTATATTTGAAGCAATTCTTTTTGCATTTCATAATTTGTGAAGCATATAGGTCCATCTATTTATTTGTGGATGTTAGTATTTATGGTAGTCTCATAGCCCAAAGGTGGCTAGACCGTTGATTTATGCACACAAATGCACAAATTCACGTCTAGAAATCTAAACTTAGTTTGATCGATTGattcaaatatatatctttgatgaaaagattaaatatttgaatacaaggaaaataatattttcatgtaattattaaaagtaaGTTGATTCacaagaaaagtaaaaacaaaggGAGGGTGGCATATATCGATCAAGCTACTTTGTATTTAATAGTGGTGTCTCATTTGCATTAATTTGATGGTTGAGTCATGAACAATCCAAATTAAAGTCCTACGTCCAAACTCCCACCAGAAACTTTTATGTTtgttcaaatataatttaatgctCTCTCTCCTCATATAACCATAGTCACTTTATAACTAAAacaataaatgagaaatataaaCTTACACGCTTACTGTAATAATTGTAATAATGTACTATCCAACCTAAGTTTATTGATTAAGTCCATTCTTAcgtgttgaactaaaaattcaataataagcATAAAATATGTGTAAGAGAAAATAGCTAATTTCCGTATGATTAAATTCAAAGGAGAAATCAAATAGTTCTTTATGTCAAGTTATTGtgataaaaagtttaaaagttataTCCGTTTAATTGgataatatttatgaaattgaaaagaaacaaattaatgTGAACCAAACTCATAATAAAATCAAgaatttggttattttaatgACTTCATtctctaaaaatttattacgtgaaaattatgttatttaaaaaaaattgttttttcatgTATTAAATATGGTCCACATATATATAATCCTTAAAAAGGTAAATGAATTATCAACATCATCTTAaatgatttatataaaatgGGCATACTCatactcaaaattaaaacactaaatttttatattcactTTATTTTAGACGAATTTTCTACTTTAATGCTTcaaatttttccattaaaaaaaaaaaaaaaacaataggaTTCATCAAACTACTTCACATTCAAAGCAGAGATCTGATAACTCAtaagaaaacataatttaaaatgaaaaaaaagaggaaaagaaatacaaatatttagtTAGAGGTTGAGGGAATAAGTTGGGGCGAAATTTTGAAGGGCAGAATGGTGATTTTTATGGCATTTGATGGAGCTGGGATTCACCtgaagaaacaaataatttcCAGCAAAAAGATCCCCCAAATACGCTTCCCCTTCCCTAAACCTCTTCACAACCTTCGCAATCGAGCCTCTCATGGCCGTCACCAGCCGCGATTTCCTTCTCAACAGCTTTCTCAGGCTTGGAACTCTGAGCTTCTTCAACCTCCTCCCAATCGAAGCCCTTCTGATTCTGAACCACCGCTTCGATCTTCCGACgaatctcctcctcctctcttctcctcctctcGATCTTCCAAACGCCTCCTCAAATTCCTCGCTGTATCTCAGCCTCCGGTACCGGAACTTGCCTGGCGCCGCGGTGGTGTCGAGGTCCGGCATGGCGGATTCGATGAGTTTGAGAAGAGAAGCAGTGAGTGAGAGGGCATTAATAGGAAGAGAGATCGATCGTTGAGTGCATTTATGGCTTCGCAACTGGACGTTGGGATTCATATGGTGCGGAGggttttgctttcttttatatatatatatatatttatttatttatttatttattttctctttcttttaagAAAGTCAATTCACATGCATTTCTTGAATTCATTttcttgatatatatatataaaagccattatttatttatttgtagttGGAGAAGCCATAACTATGGTCTATtatagaattttgaaattagcTTAGATGAACCAATGCCCGACACGGGCATGATCAACTTTGTTGGTCGAGGCCAAACCCACATGGTCGACCAAAGTCCAAGTCAGGCGAGGACCCCTAAAGACAAGCCTAGCATGTGGATCAAGGCTCCTAGGACGTGTAGCATATTGACACTCTTTAAATCGAACTAAATATTTGATTAGGCATTTGTTAGCAAACACCGAACAAATGTACAATTTGCTTGTTTTATAGACCTTTTCATCTTCAGTGAGATCATGCTGATTAGAGCTATTCACTTTAACTAAATCTATGCCATAATCACTGTGATAATCA
This genomic window from Cucurbita pepo subsp. pepo cultivar mu-cu-16 chromosome LG01, ASM280686v2, whole genome shotgun sequence contains:
- the LOC111809563 gene encoding uncharacterized protein LOC111809563, which encodes MPDLDTTAAPGKFRYRRLRYSEEFEEAFGRSRGGEERRRRFVGRSKRWFRIRRASIGRRLKKLRVPSLRKLLRRKSRLVTAMRGSIAKVVKRFREGEAYLGDLFAGNYLFLQVNPSSIKCHKNHHSALQNFAPTYSLNL
- the LOC111791131 gene encoding pre-rRNA-processing protein ESF2 isoform X2, which codes for MPKEESFEVNLTTDCSPESSKKLKGSKKKKKQLLVEGVDVMERNVEGSVELWESNINSEVKNKKKRKKSTKQCVVENSIQAEAGEYEIKAERSVKEGSPLSDGGSEKNEILEERQFAFEDDENERADSIVRETSGEKILESNNGKTDQRNMKRKKRLLKEVANADMRGICYLSRVPPHMDPLKLRQILSQYGEIQRIYLAPEDAANQVKRKRAGGFRGQFFSEGWVEFTDKRVAKKVANTLNGEQIGGRKRSSFYYDLWNIKYLSKFKWDDLTEETAYKHAIREQKMALEISAAKRERDFYLSKVDKSRALKSIEERLKKKQNLREDSEMNSELADSQKLPKLIRNFPQTQPVANSAVQDKPKLSTNFLAGVFGGS
- the LOC111791131 gene encoding pre-rRNA-processing protein ESF2 isoform X1, with protein sequence MKVRMPKEESFEVNLTTDCSPESSKKLKGSKKKKKQLLVEGVDVMERNVEGSVELWESNINSEVKNKKKRKKSTKQCVVENSIQAEAGEYEIKAERSVKEGSPLSDGGSEKNEILEERQFAFEDDENERADSIVRETSGEKILESNNGKTDQRNMKRKKRLLKEVANADMRGICYLSRVPPHMDPLKLRQILSQYGEIQRIYLAPEDAANQVKRKRAGGFRGQFFSEGWVEFTDKRVAKKVANTLNGEQIGGRKRSSFYYDLWNIKYLSKFKWDDLTEETAYKHAIREQKMALEISAAKRERDFYLSKVDKSRALKSIEERLKKKQNLREDSEMNSELADSQKLPKLIRNFPQTQPVANSAVQDKPKLSTNFLAGVFGGS